The proteins below come from a single Oscillospiraceae bacterium genomic window:
- a CDS encoding recombinase family protein has product MARVSKKVSAAQREAENAPHRIWKTAIYARLSDFDDVLRDTESLQVQISYIKEYIDHRDDLMLLDVFADKRCTGTNFDRPEFERLLKALQERKIDCIVVKDFSRLGRNFVETGQYLEQVFPLFGVRFIAINDNYDSLNSQSRDGMLVPIKSMINEMYSKDLSQKIQSCFRSKEARGEIYTPVPFGYKKDQKNHLVLDEEVSDVVVQIFLWKKSGMKEREIAKKLSAQGTQTPFTRRCQLGYLKNTLRVKDPAWKTVFVTKVLENPIYTGAMVYNRIAYDETYRKIGQNPREGWRMVPDSHPAIISWELFDEVSALREAEQAVREERKTWCKQRRKNNPNIFKGRIFCKKCGEKLVCHWQSDGTLYFYCASCHVSISEKDLWNGINKELHQRMEEHRDLQKLVRKSSGKSKLQSKEIATKREIEQASGNIVRLESQKRSGYEQYVLGKLSKEKFLELKQGVENEIVLLKQTKSEREKDLAVVQEELQQKKQIAGNTEVLLTVDNLLQYVKKIEVDRRKITYTEFVF; this is encoded by the coding sequence ATGGCAAGAGTAAGCAAGAAAGTAAGTGCGGCGCAGAGGGAAGCGGAAAACGCACCGCACCGTATCTGGAAAACCGCAATTTACGCACGACTGTCCGATTTTGATGATGTACTTCGGGATACGGAATCGCTGCAAGTACAGATTTCCTACATCAAGGAGTATATCGACCATCGGGATGACCTGATGTTGCTGGATGTGTTTGCAGACAAACGCTGCACGGGAACAAATTTTGACCGCCCGGAATTTGAACGGCTGCTGAAAGCACTGCAGGAACGAAAAATCGACTGCATCGTGGTAAAGGACTTCTCCCGACTGGGCCGCAATTTCGTGGAAACTGGTCAGTATCTGGAACAGGTGTTTCCATTGTTCGGCGTAAGATTTATCGCCATCAATGATAATTATGACAGCCTGAACAGCCAGAGCCGGGATGGGATGCTGGTGCCGATCAAGAGCATGATCAATGAGATGTACTCGAAAGACCTGTCCCAGAAGATCCAGTCGTGCTTTCGCTCTAAGGAAGCGCGGGGAGAAATCTATACCCCGGTTCCATTCGGCTACAAAAAGGATCAAAAGAATCATTTGGTTCTGGATGAGGAAGTCAGCGATGTGGTAGTTCAGATTTTCCTCTGGAAGAAATCCGGCATGAAAGAGCGCGAGATTGCAAAGAAGCTGTCTGCGCAGGGAACCCAGACACCTTTTACACGCCGCTGTCAGCTGGGATACCTGAAAAACACCTTGCGGGTAAAGGACCCAGCATGGAAGACTGTTTTCGTGACAAAGGTGCTGGAAAATCCAATCTACACAGGAGCAATGGTCTACAACCGTATTGCCTACGATGAAACGTATCGGAAAATCGGGCAGAATCCACGGGAAGGCTGGCGGATGGTGCCGGACAGCCACCCGGCGATTATCAGCTGGGAACTGTTTGATGAAGTTTCCGCGTTGCGGGAAGCTGAGCAAGCGGTCAGGGAGGAACGGAAAACATGGTGCAAACAGCGCAGAAAGAACAATCCGAACATCTTCAAAGGCAGAATCTTTTGCAAAAAGTGTGGAGAAAAATTGGTTTGTCATTGGCAAAGTGATGGTACGCTGTATTTTTACTGTGCATCTTGCCATGTTTCAATTTCAGAGAAAGACCTCTGGAACGGCATTAACAAGGAGTTGCACCAGCGGATGGAAGAACACCGTGATTTGCAGAAGCTGGTACGGAAAAGCTCTGGAAAAAGCAAACTCCAATCAAAAGAAATAGCTACAAAACGTGAAATTGAACAGGCGTCAGGCAATATCGTTCGACTGGAATCACAGAAGCGCAGCGGCTATGAGCAGTATGTTCTCGGAAAACTTTCAAAGGAGAAATTTCTGGAACTGAAGCAAGGTGTAGAAAATGAAATCGTATTACTGAAGCAGACAAAATCTGAAAGAGAGAAAGATCTGGCCGTTGTTCAAGAAGAATTGCAGCAAAAAAAGCAGATCGCAGGAAACACCGAAGTCCTTTTGACGGTAGATAATCTGCTGCAGTATGTAAAGAAAATTGAAGTGGACCGCAGGAAAATAACTTATACGGAATTTGTGTTCTAA
- a CDS encoding recombinase family protein: MIGTYYRLSLADEDVGTDKTESNSIQGQRGLVEGYIMARPELATEPRQEYVDDGYSGTSTSRPAFQRLIQDAQDGKVKTIIVKDFSRFARDYIEAGDYMERIFPLLGVRFISVNDGYDSGMQIRNDVCGLEVAIKNIINASYSRDLSAKIAAADHVMQKKGMYLGGYRPFGFLPDPSDCHKLILDPVASRYVRLIFELALQGNRTGTIAKILNEKQIPTPAAYHVAESHVYSEQKAWDLQRSHWTSGTVYHVLKNEKYKGTYVGAKFIMPVPCKHRVLRAPLEQQVRIEDSHAAIVTPEEFEQAQKVIMLQHGKHQAGNYTKHQYPLKGKVYCGYCQKLMKYRVLKKLGPSFNCRFSATAADSPCKRIPISEKVLEEIIRNALTAQIKQAEYVLEILHERERKALICFSALERQEEKLSAEKAEIVKQRVALYEQYADGNMSKEEFIRQRDAYRVQEDEKMEQIQRLRTEKNQAFQPVKRDTDHLQTVMSTVEEAGDVMYLSQNVVETFIDRIEVFNDEHVKIHFTFENVLADYAE; the protein is encoded by the coding sequence ATGATCGGAACCTATTACCGGCTCTCTCTTGCGGACGAGGATGTGGGAACAGATAAGACCGAGAGCAACAGCATTCAGGGCCAGCGCGGACTGGTAGAGGGGTACATCATGGCCCGCCCCGAACTGGCAACAGAGCCGCGTCAGGAGTATGTGGACGATGGCTACTCCGGCACATCTACAAGCCGTCCTGCGTTTCAGCGGCTAATTCAAGATGCACAGGACGGAAAGGTGAAAACAATTATCGTAAAGGACTTTTCCCGGTTCGCCCGTGACTATATCGAAGCAGGCGATTATATGGAGCGAATCTTCCCGTTGCTGGGCGTTCGCTTCATCTCCGTCAACGATGGTTACGACAGTGGAATGCAGATCAGAAACGATGTATGTGGACTGGAAGTAGCCATTAAGAACATCATCAACGCATCCTACAGCCGGGACCTCTCCGCTAAAATCGCAGCAGCAGACCATGTGATGCAGAAAAAAGGAATGTATCTCGGAGGATACCGCCCGTTTGGATTCCTGCCGGACCCGAGCGATTGCCATAAGCTGATCCTCGACCCGGTAGCCAGTCGATATGTGCGGTTGATCTTTGAACTGGCATTGCAGGGCAACAGAACAGGCACCATCGCAAAAATCCTGAATGAAAAGCAGATTCCAACTCCGGCAGCGTATCATGTGGCGGAAAGCCATGTGTACAGCGAGCAGAAAGCATGGGATCTGCAGCGCAGCCATTGGACAAGTGGAACGGTTTACCATGTTCTGAAAAATGAGAAGTATAAGGGAACCTATGTGGGCGCGAAATTTATTATGCCGGTTCCCTGTAAGCATCGGGTCCTGCGCGCTCCCTTGGAACAGCAGGTACGAATTGAGGACAGTCATGCCGCCATTGTGACCCCGGAGGAATTTGAACAAGCACAAAAGGTTATTATGCTGCAGCATGGGAAGCATCAGGCCGGGAACTACACAAAACACCAGTATCCCTTGAAAGGCAAGGTCTATTGCGGCTACTGCCAGAAGCTGATGAAATATCGTGTACTCAAGAAGCTTGGCCCCTCGTTTAACTGCAGATTTTCAGCCACAGCGGCGGACAGTCCCTGCAAGCGAATCCCAATCTCTGAGAAAGTACTGGAAGAGATTATCCGAAACGCGCTGACAGCGCAGATAAAGCAGGCAGAGTATGTACTGGAAATCCTGCACGAGCGGGAACGCAAGGCGTTGATTTGCTTTTCCGCACTGGAACGGCAGGAAGAAAAGCTGAGTGCAGAAAAGGCAGAGATTGTAAAACAGCGCGTTGCACTGTATGAGCAATACGCCGACGGGAATATGAGTAAGGAAGAGTTCATCCGGCAGAGAGATGCCTACAGAGTGCAGGAAGATGAAAAGATGGAGCAGATTCAAAGGCTGCGTACCGAGAAAAATCAAGCTTTCCAGCCTGTGAAGAGGGACACCGATCATTTGCAGACTGTCATGAGTACTGTAGAAGAAGCAGGCGATGTGATGTACCTATCACAGAATGTGGTAGAAACTTTTATTGACCGCATCGAGGTTTTCAACGATGAACATGTGAAAATTCATTTTACATTTGAAAATGTGTTGGCAGACTATGCCGAATGA
- a CDS encoding ATP-binding protein, with protein MKKLNIPVGISDFEKIRNGGFYYIDKSGLIAEILDEKAEVTLITRPRRFGKTLGMSMLESFFDIRKDSKELFDGLEIAEHQVLCDEWMNQYPTVFVSFRQVDGLDFTGAYDMLTMVIADLYNKHLYLLDSKSVTEFQKTAFEHLAHGNGSIKEVKNSLMLLTTMMQSYYAKPVILLIDEYDVPVAKANNNGYYNEMLDVMKGLMQALKDNQALQFAVVTGCLKIAKESIFTGTNNFVSDTITNSRLNEYFGFVQSEVDLLLKDADLTTQAESIKKWYDGYHFGAFDVYCPWDVMNYLLELQRNPKAKPISYWKNTSDNAIIRSFIDYAGSTITNKLETLMAGGCIVQRVDENLTYDYLHSSEDNLWSTLYLTGYLTKAREEDYKGELPDGMVALMIPNAEIKEIFETTVIKWFDDSTKKWNRNALFDAVWNGDSEGITKEMNALLRRTISYHDYREDFYHAFLAGIFTGAGYMVDSNKEHGEGRSDVVVYDSINARVAIFEAKYTKGLENLESECDIALQQIDDRMYAKEYEDDYDQILCYGISFFKKRCMVKKK; from the coding sequence ATGAAAAAATTGAACATCCCAGTTGGTATTTCGGACTTTGAGAAGATTCGGAACGGTGGGTTTTATTATATTGACAAATCTGGCCTGATTGCGGAAATTTTGGACGAAAAAGCAGAAGTGACACTTATCACTCGACCACGGCGTTTCGGTAAGACGCTTGGCATGAGTATGTTAGAAAGCTTCTTTGACATCCGTAAAGACAGCAAAGAACTGTTTGATGGGCTGGAAATTGCAGAGCATCAGGTATTATGTGATGAGTGGATGAACCAGTATCCGACAGTCTTTGTTTCATTCCGACAGGTAGACGGTCTGGATTTTACTGGGGCATACGATATGCTCACAATGGTGATAGCGGATTTGTACAACAAACATCTTTATTTGCTTGATAGTAAAAGTGTTACAGAATTCCAAAAAACAGCGTTTGAGCATCTTGCACATGGCAATGGTTCTATAAAAGAAGTTAAGAACAGCCTTATGCTTTTGACAACGATGATGCAGAGCTATTATGCAAAGCCTGTAATTCTTCTTATAGACGAGTATGATGTCCCTGTAGCAAAAGCGAATAACAACGGTTATTATAATGAAATGCTCGATGTTATGAAAGGCTTGATGCAGGCTCTAAAAGACAATCAAGCACTTCAGTTTGCAGTTGTTACGGGCTGCTTAAAGATTGCGAAAGAAAGCATTTTTACGGGAACAAATAATTTTGTATCGGATACTATCACAAATTCTCGTCTGAACGAGTATTTCGGATTTGTACAGAGTGAGGTTGACCTGTTGCTAAAGGATGCTGACTTGACAACGCAGGCTGAGAGCATCAAGAAATGGTATGATGGATACCATTTCGGAGCCTTTGATGTTTACTGCCCGTGGGATGTAATGAATTATTTGCTGGAACTGCAGCGCAATCCGAAAGCTAAGCCTATCAGCTACTGGAAAAACACCAGCGATAATGCCATCATCCGTTCCTTTATTGACTATGCAGGCAGTACCATCACAAATAAACTTGAAACGCTGATGGCTGGTGGCTGCATCGTTCAGCGTGTGGATGAAAACCTGACCTATGATTATCTACATTCCTCAGAAGACAATCTTTGGAGTACGCTGTACCTGACAGGGTACTTAACCAAGGCGCGTGAAGAAGATTATAAGGGTGAGTTGCCGGATGGCATGGTTGCCCTTATGATTCCGAACGCAGAAATCAAAGAGATTTTTGAAACAACAGTCATCAAATGGTTCGATGACAGTACGAAGAAGTGGAATCGAAATGCTTTGTTCGATGCAGTCTGGAACGGTGATAGCGAGGGCATTACCAAGGAAATGAATGCTCTGCTCCGGCGCACCATTAGCTACCATGACTACCGGGAAGACTTCTATCATGCTTTCCTTGCGGGCATCTTCACAGGTGCCGGATATATGGTGGATTCCAATAAGGAGCATGGAGAAGGCCGAAGTGATGTGGTCGTTTACGATTCCATCAATGCCCGCGTTGCAATCTTTGAAGCAAAGTACACGAAGGGTTTGGAAAATCTGGAAAGTGAATGCGATATAGCCTTGCAGCAAATTGATGATCGGATGTATGCAAAGGAGTATGAGGATGATTACGATCAGATTCTTTGCTACGGTATTTCGTTCTTTAAAAAGCGCTGCATGGTAAAGAAAAAGTGA
- a CDS encoding AAA family ATPase yields MERLLTLYSEVQSTDVRWLWYPFIAIGKITLLQGDPGDGKSTMMMNLIAELSTGGKTPDGCKVGTPQKVIYQCSEDGVSDTIKPRLERCGADCRKIAFINEEVYNGLTLDDERIRQAIIEFRPRLVVIDPIQAYLGSDSDLQIAGRARKLMRRLGMWAAGYDCAIVLIGHLNKKEGSKGLYRSLGSIDVVAAARSVLQVERDTENPDIRIVHQIKNSLAPTAEDIRFSISADKGFRWLECRPQLFEKQQPDAEPKFDTEQQKAAYWIKHFLEKGDMSANEIYCRLDNEGVSKRVARMVKTEMGIHCYQKKRKWYWSVQLEEGAMNGSQV; encoded by the coding sequence ATGGAACGGCTGCTGACACTGTATAGCGAAGTTCAGTCAACGGATGTACGGTGGCTGTGGTATCCCTTTATTGCAATCGGGAAAATCACACTTCTGCAGGGTGATCCCGGCGATGGAAAATCTACCATGATGATGAATCTGATTGCGGAACTTTCAACAGGAGGTAAGACCCCGGACGGATGCAAAGTTGGTACGCCGCAAAAAGTGATTTATCAGTGCTCAGAGGATGGTGTTTCAGACACGATTAAGCCCCGCTTGGAACGCTGCGGAGCAGACTGCAGGAAGATTGCTTTCATCAACGAAGAAGTTTATAACGGCCTTACATTGGACGATGAGCGCATCCGTCAGGCAATCATTGAATTTCGGCCTCGATTGGTCGTGATCGATCCGATTCAGGCTTATCTTGGCAGCGATTCGGATTTGCAAATTGCAGGCAGAGCGCGGAAACTCATGCGCCGCCTTGGAATGTGGGCTGCTGGTTACGACTGCGCTATTGTTTTGATTGGACACCTCAACAAAAAAGAAGGTTCCAAAGGGCTGTACCGCAGCCTTGGCAGTATTGATGTTGTGGCAGCAGCACGAAGCGTCCTGCAGGTGGAGCGAGATACCGAGAATCCTGATATAAGAATCGTACATCAAATCAAAAACAGTCTTGCGCCTACGGCAGAAGACATCCGCTTTTCCATTTCTGCCGACAAGGGCTTTCGATGGCTGGAATGCAGGCCACAGCTTTTTGAAAAACAACAGCCGGACGCCGAACCTAAATTTGATACAGAGCAACAGAAAGCTGCCTACTGGATCAAGCATTTTCTTGAAAAAGGTGATATGAGCGCGAATGAAATTTATTGCCGTCTGGACAATGAGGGGGTCAGCAAACGAGTTGCACGGATGGTAAAAACAGAAATGGGAATCCACTGCTATCAGAAAAAGCGGAAATGGTATTGGAGCGTTCAGCTGGAAGAAGGTGCTATGAATGGATCGCAAGTATAA
- a CDS encoding recombinase zinc beta ribbon domain-containing protein, giving the protein MALFAGFLYCGDCGSRLVRRSASYKGKKYIYYQCSGSKQNKGNCTSHNLRDEKLYNIVRNALQMQIQIVMEEAEFVESIRQAQQEPYLVRHIERQIRQLTAEKAHTQGIKEKLYGDYADEILTREDFLNYNELYSKRIEEYDRKITELEAEQRNLQTAPNAYPFLDVYRKYRKLEEITRPMVVELIEKIEVYEGNRVEITFRFQDEIADLLEELHQKQMGQREVSA; this is encoded by the coding sequence GTGGCCCTGTTTGCAGGCTTTCTCTACTGTGGGGACTGCGGCAGTCGGCTGGTTCGCAGGTCGGCCAGCTATAAAGGAAAAAAGTACATTTACTACCAGTGCTCCGGCAGCAAACAGAACAAGGGCAACTGCACGAGCCATAATCTGCGGGATGAAAAACTCTATAACATCGTGCGGAACGCGCTTCAGATGCAGATTCAAATCGTAATGGAAGAAGCCGAGTTTGTGGAAAGCATCCGGCAGGCCCAGCAGGAACCATATCTTGTGCGGCACATTGAACGGCAGATTCGGCAGCTGACTGCAGAAAAGGCCCATACACAGGGCATTAAGGAAAAATTGTATGGGGATTATGCAGACGAAATCCTCACACGGGAGGATTTTTTGAATTATAACGAACTGTACAGCAAGCGGATTGAAGAGTATGACCGCAAAATCACAGAATTGGAAGCGGAACAGCGAAATTTACAGACTGCTCCAAACGCTTATCCGTTTCTGGATGTGTACCGTAAGTATCGAAAATTGGAAGAAATCACCCGTCCGATGGTCGTGGAACTGATTGAGAAAATCGAAGTCTATGAGGGCAATCGGGTGGAAATTACGTTCCGATTCCAGGATGAAATTGCGGACCTGCTGGAAGAACTGCATCAAAAGCAGATGGGGCAGCGTGAAGTGTCTGCTTAA
- a CDS encoding site-specific integrase, with product MSKHGENIRKRKDGRWEGRYIKGRNSDRTAIWGYIYGHSYNEVKEKLTIKKMEVQQFALNVENPTFSELSLTWESSIFLGVKSSTAAHYHYTLQHYILPVLGPYRVQALNESILESSLLEIIAPADQNHKTLGNAMGKECLTLVRRICRYAVHLHIMHPIEIDLKLPAVNPSNASVLNTVEQKSVCAFVRSSPTPRRLGMLLMMQMGLRIGEVCGLQWGDFDLQNGVLSVRRTVKRIYMAPGKTTLVTQSPKTQSSERDIPIPTGILSLLKEEYVGQSKEVWFLSDTDLRPVEPRCYYKSLQGYLKQAQVPVVRPHALRHTFATTCLQAGCNVKTLSELMGHSNPDITLKRYAHSCWEWKQNEMNRIYG from the coding sequence ATGTCAAAGCACGGAGAAAACATCAGAAAGAGGAAAGATGGTCGTTGGGAGGGTCGCTATATTAAGGGACGAAACTCTGATCGGACCGCAATCTGGGGGTACATTTATGGGCATTCTTACAATGAAGTAAAGGAAAAACTCACCATCAAAAAAATGGAGGTGCAACAATTTGCACTAAATGTCGAAAATCCAACTTTTTCAGAGCTTTCTCTAACCTGGGAAAGCTCCATTTTTTTAGGTGTCAAATCTTCTACAGCAGCACACTATCACTACACACTCCAACACTACATTTTGCCTGTGCTTGGTCCATATCGTGTTCAAGCTTTGAATGAAAGCATTCTAGAAAGCAGCCTTCTGGAAATTATCGCTCCTGCAGACCAAAACCATAAGACACTAGGCAACGCAATGGGCAAGGAGTGCCTGACGCTTGTTCGGAGAATTTGCCGCTATGCGGTACATTTACATATTATGCATCCCATTGAAATTGATCTCAAACTTCCAGCTGTGAATCCATCCAACGCTTCGGTTCTAAATACTGTGGAACAAAAATCTGTTTGTGCTTTCGTTCGCTCTTCGCCAACACCCAGAAGGCTTGGTATGCTGCTGATGATGCAGATGGGTCTGCGTATCGGAGAAGTGTGCGGGCTGCAATGGGGTGATTTCGACTTGCAAAACGGTGTTCTCTCTGTTCGGCGCACGGTTAAGAGAATTTATATGGCACCCGGAAAAACCACCTTGGTAACGCAATCTCCCAAAACGCAAAGTTCCGAACGCGATATCCCTATCCCAACGGGGATCCTCAGCCTACTAAAAGAAGAATATGTCGGACAGAGTAAAGAAGTTTGGTTTCTATCTGACACTGACCTTAGGCCAGTTGAACCGCGCTGCTATTACAAGAGCTTACAAGGATATTTAAAGCAGGCTCAAGTTCCTGTTGTCCGTCCACATGCGCTGCGGCATACATTTGCAACGACCTGTCTGCAAGCTGGCTGCAATGTGAAAACGCTGAGTGAGTTGATGGGTCACTCGAATCCTGATATCACGCTAAAACGCTATGCGCATTCTTGCTGGGAGTGGAAGCAAAATGAAATGAATCGAATTTACGGGTGA
- a CDS encoding helix-turn-helix domain-containing protein, with translation MSVNYVALGKRIGYFRMQCGNITQEGLASKINRSREFLAKIEKGTEHPSVATLVDIADALCISVDDLLIDSLHYSVSTSNTELHRLLLDCNETEQEIIIHTASELKATLVSLGI, from the coding sequence ATGTCCGTCAATTATGTTGCTTTGGGAAAACGTATTGGTTATTTCAGAATGCAGTGTGGCAATATCACCCAGGAAGGCTTAGCCTCTAAAATCAATCGCAGTCGTGAATTTCTGGCCAAAATTGAAAAAGGCACAGAACACCCCAGCGTTGCCACTCTGGTCGATATTGCCGACGCCCTCTGCATTTCCGTTGATGATTTGTTGATAGACAGTCTTCACTATTCCGTTTCAACTTCCAACACCGAATTGCATCGTCTGTTATTGGACTGCAACGAAACTGAACAGGAAATCATTATCCACACGGCGAGTGAGTTAAAGGCCACTCTTGTCAGCCTTGGAATTTAA
- a CDS encoding recombinase family protein, which yields MNVEHIPAEDVDMLPCGADWQSRHLESEKRKAEIRDRIHKQAEQGQKTAKDYFRPAKPTPSIYDSDLKRVAVYARVSTSSEEQISSIENQTLYYTKKIAETENWNLQDIYSDEGKSGTSLRKRDAFKRMMRDAKDQKMDLIICASISRFARNFSDCMTQIAALKTMHPAHPIGVYFETENIYTLNPSSQYSLDIQALLADWESGNKSRRMILSYDQRIMTGQYPVADLMGYRHTKDGQLVIEPEEAKTVRFIFLAFIQGYNYDQIAAVLTQKKRSTLRGRQEWNGMMVANIMKNERRWGDLEARKSIVVDYKLGKVTKNNGNRCSAYVPEHHEAIVSPEIARAAHLVASSSKKCGVQDIVVIRQGALKGFVGIHPNWSGINAESIRSLCLSTYLPEEVMKLNDIAEMRAGATLGKARQSEYLTVSGTCFINQSSPVMTISKNGIRFSKACHSRLDDCEYVELLYHPILQVVILRKGNHGFSTAMHWGDDNDVHSVFSARAFSGLVFQMLNWKMNYRYQCRGICRGQGNAKFLIFELDESRILTEKNQYEQENCSMNLKCRLYRSKWVQSITARDVMESGQVVENPMIGAIPSRNEVQRELDDLLMSM from the coding sequence ATGAACGTAGAACATATCCCAGCAGAAGATGTGGACATGCTGCCGTGTGGAGCAGACTGGCAGAGTAGGCATTTGGAGTCCGAAAAGAGAAAAGCTGAAATTCGGGACAGAATCCATAAGCAGGCAGAACAGGGCCAGAAAACGGCAAAAGACTACTTTCGTCCGGCGAAACCGACACCGTCGATTTACGACAGCGACCTGAAGCGTGTAGCCGTTTATGCCCGTGTCAGCACATCTAGTGAAGAACAGATTTCTTCCATCGAGAATCAGACCCTTTATTACACCAAAAAGATTGCAGAAACGGAAAACTGGAACCTGCAGGATATTTACAGCGATGAGGGGAAATCCGGCACATCGCTGCGGAAACGGGATGCTTTTAAGCGAATGATGCGAGATGCCAAAGACCAGAAGATGGATTTGATTATCTGTGCCAGTATTTCACGCTTCGCCCGAAATTTTTCGGATTGTATGACGCAGATTGCAGCCCTGAAAACCATGCACCCGGCGCATCCCATCGGTGTGTACTTTGAAACGGAAAACATCTACACGCTGAATCCAAGCAGCCAATATAGTTTGGACATTCAAGCACTTCTGGCAGATTGGGAATCGGGCAACAAGAGCCGCCGGATGATCCTTTCGTATGATCAGCGCATTATGACAGGTCAGTACCCGGTGGCTGACCTGATGGGGTATCGGCATACTAAGGATGGTCAGTTGGTGATCGAGCCGGAAGAAGCAAAGACGGTGCGGTTTATCTTTCTGGCGTTTATCCAGGGCTATAACTACGATCAGATTGCGGCAGTGCTGACACAGAAAAAGCGCAGCACCCTGCGCGGTAGGCAGGAGTGGAACGGCATGATGGTGGCAAACATCATGAAAAATGAACGCCGCTGGGGTGATCTGGAAGCTAGGAAGAGCATTGTGGTAGATTACAAACTGGGCAAGGTCACGAAGAATAACGGCAATCGCTGCTCTGCCTATGTCCCGGAACATCACGAAGCGATTGTTTCCCCAGAAATCGCACGAGCTGCACATCTTGTGGCATCCAGCAGCAAAAAGTGCGGGGTGCAGGATATTGTGGTAATCCGGCAGGGAGCATTGAAAGGCTTTGTGGGCATCCATCCGAACTGGAGCGGCATCAATGCTGAAAGTATCCGCAGCCTTTGCCTGAGCACCTATCTGCCGGAAGAGGTGATGAAACTGAACGATATAGCAGAGATGAGGGCTGGGGCAACACTGGGAAAGGCACGTCAATCTGAATATCTGACGGTTTCAGGTACTTGCTTTATCAACCAGAGTAGCCCGGTTATGACGATTTCTAAAAATGGAATCCGTTTCAGCAAGGCCTGCCATAGCCGGTTGGACGACTGCGAGTATGTGGAACTGCTCTATCATCCGATTCTGCAGGTCGTGATTTTGCGAAAGGGCAATCACGGCTTTTCAACGGCGATGCACTGGGGAGATGACAATGACGTTCATAGTGTTTTTTCAGCCAGAGCATTTTCTGGGCTTGTCTTTCAAATGTTGAACTGGAAAATGAATTACCGCTACCAGTGCCGTGGTATCTGCCGGGGTCAGGGAAATGCAAAATTTCTGATTTTTGAATTAGATGAGTCCCGGATTTTGACTGAGAAAAATCAGTATGAACAAGAAAATTGTTCGATGAATCTGAAATGCCGGTTATATCGGAGTAAATGGGTTCAGAGCATTACGGCCCGTGATGTGATGGAATCTGGCCAAGTCGTAGAAAATCCCATGATTGGTGCAATTCCAAGCAGAAATGAAGTTCAACGTGAACTGGATGATCTTTTGATGTCGATGTAG
- a CDS encoding TnpV protein, producing MKEKIYDARTGMEYALVGDYYLPALKLPRTRPIGRWGMLHKAYLKLRKPAYYQSLLLSGKLDTVLANVEEQAVERYEVLIEQLSRREHVSEKLKEENQMEWVRRMNNLENRAAEIVKAELIYTFERR from the coding sequence ATGAAAGAGAAAATCTATGATGCCCGGACAGGAATGGAATATGCTTTGGTGGGTGATTATTATCTGCCAGCCTTGAAACTGCCACGGACCCGTCCGATTGGCCGCTGGGGGATGCTACACAAGGCGTACCTGAAACTGCGAAAACCAGCCTATTACCAGAGCTTGCTGCTGAGCGGAAAACTGGATACTGTTTTAGCAAATGTGGAAGAGCAGGCAGTGGAACGATATGAGGTTTTGATCGAGCAGCTGAGCCGGCGGGAGCACGTATCGGAAAAACTGAAAGAAGAGAACCAGATGGAATGGGTACGCCGTATGAATAATCTGGAAAATCGTGCTGCGGAGATTGTAAAGGCAGAATTGATCTATACGTTTGAAAGGCGGTGA